Proteins encoded together in one Passer domesticus isolate bPasDom1 chromosome 6, bPasDom1.hap1, whole genome shotgun sequence window:
- the PLEKHG3 gene encoding pleckstrin homology domain-containing family G member 3: protein MPVPACPQRPALSAEPSCAMEDPPGTGTEAWAEGLHNANNNASPGGWPGARGGHPLAAFGGPGAKPSYLDRVVQEIVESERTYARDLRSIVEGYLGKIIDAEEPVLRPEQVSALFGNIEDIYELSSTLLQNLESCANDPVAVAVCFVTRSQEFAIYTQYCNNYPSSVAALTECMRSKVQARFLRECQERLRHALPLGAYLLKPVQRILKYHLLLQEIARHFEHKAGDDYELVLEAIDTMTCVAWYINDMKRKHEHAIRQQEIQSLLLGWKGPDLTSYGELVLEGTFRAQRVRHDRALFLFDKALLITKRRGDHYVYKSHIPCSSLMLIESTRDSLCFSLAHYKHGKQQHSLQAKSVEEKRVWTHHIKRLILENHHATIPQKAKEAILEMDLFYPPRLPRCSPERLKKSWSCQPLGDAATEPLQGRRQSEPFQHQGHTETLLERLQGHGGRRQAEPAKHNLRHLGEQGLKNTGSDGALLQVGEPHQHPRAWAAVEGMVAEEEEEEEEEALGKDCQEELPGSRDLLLEPQEEQRPSSWGPGSCEKVSVTPRAPAGSAQGPSTHSPNSSAGEHPKVPRSPSLVGTLALPSGDREPEHAVEDLQVLSSEEEEEEEGEGAASILPPSVLDQASVIAERFGGGSSLSRRSSLALEGTLGRTPSHGGSTLSLDGGPPLESTEPGESPSAIPSPEPLIRARRESLLSNRDRLLLDKIKSYYGHAEHRDAGFGVRRRESLSFIPKGLVRSSVCRLNGLPRPPESPEPPTQPEAPEPCQENGAQPPEPLLIVEEDDVGTAVSPPGPPPQLLLTPPHLGTKVYQLARQYSLRIKSRRAGTRRPPLPPQEDGDPPPSTPSLAVPQDEPLVASPSPRAPRSPSSPVGAEPFAWPDVRELRARFGAPRPPPVSRSRSAPEGPGRGGRPAGKERGSGRSRSAEANGGCSTPSPAPARYSSDGALWVAAEAPLGQGQRVLVLERLPEPPAYVQIRSPTTREKICLKAVVERCKAYQASEEYRRRCPETPGSPEPLRHGLVRDLRQKFQTLDAAS from the exons ATGCCGGTGCCCGCGTGCCCGCAGCGCCCTGCCCTGAGCgcggagcccagctgtgccatggAGGATCCGCCCGGCACCGGGACCGAGGCGTGGGCCGAGGGGCTCCATAACGCCAACAACAACGCGTCCCCGGGGGGGTGGCCGGGTGCCCGCGGTGGGCACCCCCTGGCAGCTttcgggggtcccggggccaAGCCCAGCTACCTGGACCGCGTGGTGCAGGAGATCGTGGAGTCCGAGCGCACCTACGCCCGTGACCTGCGCAGCATCGTGGAG GGTTACCTGGGCAAGATCATCGACGCGGAGGAGCCGGTGCTGCGACCGGAGCAGGTCAGCGCGCTCTTCGGCAACATCGAGGACATCTACGAGCTCAGCAG CACCCTCCTGCAAAACCTGGAGAGCTGCGCCAATGACCCCGTGGCTGTGGCCGTGTGCTTCGTCACCCGG agccaggaattTGCCATCTACACCCAGTACTGCAACAACTACcccag CTCGGTGGCGGCACTGACCGAGTGCATGAGGAGCAAGGTCCAGGCACGGTTCCTGCGGGAATGCCAGGAGCGCCTGCGCCACGCGCTGCCCCTCGGGGCCTACCTGCTTAAGCCTGTCCAGAGGATCCTCAAGTaccacctgctgctccag GAGATCGCCAGGCACTTTGAGCACAAGGCGGGGGACGACTACGAGCTGGTGCTGGAGGCCATCGACACCATGACCTGCGTGGCCTGGTACATCAATGACATGAAGCGCAAGCACGAGCACGCCATCCGCCAGCAG gagatccagtcactgctgctgggctggaaggggccgGACCTGACGAGCTACGgggagctggtgctggagggCACATTTCGGGCACAGCGGGTGCGCCACGACCGTGCCCTCTTCCTCTTCGACAAGGCCCTGTTGATCACCAAGCGCCGTGGTGACCACTATGTCTACAAGAGCCACATCCCG TGCTCCTCGCTGATGCTGATTGAGAGCACGCGGGACTCGCTGTGCTTCAGCCTGGCACACTACAAGCATggcaagcagcagcacagcctgcag GCCAAGAGCGTGGAGGAGAAGCGCGTGTGGACTCACCACATCAAGCGGCTCATCCTGGAGAACCACCACGCCACCATCCCCCAAAAG GCTAAGGAAGCCATCCTGGAGATGGACCTGTTCT accCCCCACGCCTGCCCCGCTGCAGCCCTGAGCGCCTGAAGAAGAGCTggtcctgccagcccctgggtgACGCTGCCACCGAGCCACTCCAGGGACGCCGGCAGTCTG AGCCCTTCCAGCACCAGGGGCACACGGAGACGCTGCTGGAGCGGCTGCAGGGACACGGGGGGCGCAGGCAGGCGG AGCCCGCCAAGCACAACCTGCGGCACCTGGGCGAGCAAG ggctgaAG AACACGGGCAGCGACGGGGCGCTCCTGCAAGTTGGGGAGCCACACCAGcaccccagagcctgggcagcgGTTGAGGGCATGGtggcagaggaagaggaggaggaggaagaggaggcttTGGGCAAGGActgccaggaggagctgccagggtcCAGGGATCTGCTGttggagccccaggaggagcag AGGCCAAGCAGCTGGGGGCCAGGGAGCTGTGAGAAGGTCAGTGTGACCCCCCGGGCCCCAGCCGGGAGTGCCCAGGGAcccagcacccacagccccaacagcagtgctggggagcacCCCAAGGTTCCCAGATCCCCATCCCTGGTGGGGACCCTGGCGCTGCCCAGCGGGGACAGGGAACCGGAGCACGCTGTGGAGGATTTGCAGGTGCTGAGCagcgaggaagaggaggaggaggagggggaaggagccGCCAGCATCCTGCCACCCTCCGTGCTGGACCAGGCCAGCGTCATCGCCGAGCGGTtcggcggcggcagcagcttGTCCCGAAGGAGCAGCCTGGCGCTGGAGGGGACCCTGGGACGCACCCCCAGCCATGGTGGCAGCACCCTCAGCCTGGATGGGGGCCCCCCGCTCGAATCCACGGAGCCCGGGGAGTCCCCCAGTGCCATCCCCTCGCCCGAGCCCCTCATCAGAGCCCGCCGGGAATCGCTGCTCTCCAACCGGGACCGCCTGCTCCTCGACAAGATCAAGAGCTACTACGGCCACGCCGAGCACCGCgatgctggttttggggtgcgCCGCCGCGAGAGCCTCTCCTTCATCCCCAAGGGGCTGGTGCGGAGCTCCGTGTGCCGCCTCAATGGGCTCCCTCGGCCCCCCGAGAGCCCTGAGCCCCCCACCCAGCCCGAGGCACCGGAGCCGTGCCAGGAGAACGGGGCGCAGCCCCCCGAGCCGCTGCTCATCGTGGAGGAGGATGATGTGGGCACCGCGGTGTcacccccagggccacccccgcagctgctgctgacaccCCCTCATCTGGGCACCAAGGTGTACCAGCTGGCCCGGCAGTACAGCCTCCGCATCAAGAGCCGCCGCGCCGGCACCCGCCGCCCCCCGCTGCCGCCGCAGGAGGACGGGGACCCCCCGCCCAGCACCCCTTCGCTGGCTGTGCCGCAGGACGAGCCGCTGGTGGCGTCCCCGTCCCCGCGTgccccccgcagcccctcaAGCCCCGTGGGCGCCGAACCCTTCGCCTGGCCCGACGTGCGGGAGCTCCGTGCCCGTTTCggggccccgcggccgccgccggtGAGCCGCAGCCGCTCGGCGCCCGAGGGTCCCGGCCGCGGTGGGCGCCCGGCCGGGAAGGAGCGGGGCAGCGGCCGCAGCCGCAGCGCTGAGGCCAACGGGGGCTGCAGCACCCCGAGCCCGGCTCCAGCGCGGTACAGCAGTGACGGGGCGCTGTGGGTGGCGGCCGAAGCCCCTCTGGGCCAGGGGCAGcgggtgctggtgctggagcggctGCCGGAGCCCCCGGCCTACGTGCAGATCCGCTCGCCCACCACGCGGGAGAAGATCTGCCTGAAGGCGGTGGTGGAGCGCTGCAAAGCCTACCAGGCGTCCGAGGAGTACCGGCGGCGCTGCCCCGAGACCcccggcagccccgagccgctgCGCCACGGCCTCGTCAGGGACCTGCGGCAGAAGTTTCAGACCCTCGACGCTGCCAGCTAG